A part of Acropora palmata chromosome 6, jaAcrPala1.3, whole genome shotgun sequence genomic DNA contains:
- the LOC141884195 gene encoding guided entry of tail-anchored proteins factor 1-like produces MAVSMLMFVFMYVLLVRIVYKLSGVLTKWLAGFLIAVDKREAEITDMIIQLKNDQSKLKPQDEFANYMRLDRKINKLTEERSELAKHTSDKLSYTRKILRAICIGILGVCHIAFLIKYRRVPVTVLPEEWFYPVTAILAFPTGMAGAIGLPCWIVVSNNIISRMIL; encoded by the exons ATGGCGGTGTCAATGTTAATGTTTGTGTTCATGTATGTTTTGCTGGTGAGGATTGTGTACAAGCTATCTGGAGTACTGACCAAATGG TTGGCAGGTTTCCTGATTGCTGTAGATAAGAGAGAAGCGGAGATCACAGACATGATCATTCAGTTAAAAAACGATCAGTCAAAACTGAAACCACAG gATGAATTTGCCAATTATATGCGTCTGGATAGGAAGATAAATAAACTGACTGAGGAGCGCTCAGAACTAG CTAAACATACAAGTGATAAGCTATCTTATACAAGGAAAATATTGAGAGCAATTTGTATTGGAATTCTG gGTGTTTGCCACATTGCTTTTCTAATCAAATACAGAAGGGTACCTGTAACAGTGTTACCAGAGGAGTGGTTTTACCCTGTCACTGCTATTTTAGCATTCCCTACTGGAATGGCAG GTGCTATTGGCCTTCCATGTTGGATTGTTGTATCAAATAACATAATCTCCAGAATGATTCTTTGA